The Pseudomonas solani genome segment TCGAAGCCGCTGCCCAGGCGACGGCGCAGAAAACCCAGCAGCCAGGCGGAATGGCTGAGGTAGAAATCGTGGAAGGGGGCGTTGGTCGACGGCATCGAGAGCGGGGTGTCCGGCGCGGGATGCGCTCGTTCGCGAATGAGAATTAGTGGCAACTATACGGATCGGCTTTACGCCCCGCAATCCGTCTTCGTCGTTGCCCTGATCTCCGGGTTCGCTACCCCATACCCTGGCGTCGGGCCCTTGCGGGCCCCGCCTGGGTGCCGCCGCTGGTGCTGGCGGTCAGCGCGACAGCCCGCGCCGTTCCATGCCGCGTGCGGCGTTGCCCAGTTGCAGCGGCGAGCCGATGAAGCCGGGCAGCTCGCCCAGCTTGCGCTGCTTGCACATGGCATCCACGCAGGCCACCAGGAGCATCTCCTCGGCCACCTCGCGGATCAGGCAGCGGATGCGCCGCTGGCTGAAGGCCGCCTCGCCATCGAACTCGCGGCTCAGCTCCTGCACGCCGCCCTTGCTCAGGGTCAGCAGCCACTTGCCGTCGCTGCGCGGGGTGATGGCGACGGCGTGGTCGGGAAAGGCTTCGTAGATTTCCTTGATGGCAGTGAACATGGGCTGTGCCTCCATTGTTTTAGTCAGCGGAGCAGCCTGTTGCAGCGGCCGTGCCAACCGGGCACGGGCCGCCAGCCCTGTAGCGTCAGGCCATTGGCTATAAGCGCAGCGCCGGCACCCGTGCAAAGTGCATGAGCGGCCCCTTCGGGCCTTGGCAATTTGCAAGGTGCGGGGAGGGCGTCAGTCGGCGTCGCGGGGCGGGGCTTCCACCAGCTGCGGCTGCAGCAGCTCGGCGATGCGGTCACGCACGCTTTGTTCGGGCTCACGGTCGAGGGTGCGCCGCAGCAGTTGCAGGGCGTCCGCCGGCCATTGGTTGCGGCCCCAGGCGGCGAGGGTCTTGAGCGCCATGTGGCGGTTGCGCACCACCGGACTGGCGAGGCCGGTGGCGACCAGGTCCCAGCCCTGCACGGGGAAGCGGCCGAGGTCCTGGAGGATGAAGTCCAGGGCGCTGTGCTGGCGGTACTCGGGGCCCAGGCCGAGGGCGTTGCTCGGGCCGCTGGCGATGTGTCCGAGGTCCAGCTGCTGGCGCGCCAGGTCGATGACCCGGGCGATGCGCTGCGGGTCGCTGGTCTGCATCAGTTGGTACCAGGCCGAGGAGCGCTGGCTGCGCTGGCGTTCGTACCAGGCGTCCCAGGGGTCGATGTCCAGGCGCTTGCCGGCGTGGGCGGCGAGCCAGAAGGCGCGTTCCTCTTCCTGCTCCAGGCCGGCGTGCACCAGCGCCGACCAGTGCGGGTCGTTGCGGATGGCCTCGGCGCGGCGGGCGATGTCGTCGCGGCTGGCCTGGGCCCAGCCGTGGCCGGCGAGGCCGTCCCAGTCCTGGTTGGGGTCGCGGACGAAATCGAGGATGCCTTCCACCGCGAGGAAGTGCCCCAGGTGGCGCGGCGGCCGCCGGGCCAGGTGGTCGAGCAGGTGCAGCACCGCTTCGGTGCCGTCGGCGTAGTCGTTGATGTCCCGCGCGGGGCCGCCGTTGATCAGCGCCTCGATCATTTCCACGGCGCCGTCGAGCAGGGAGTCGTCCACGTCCTGGCCACTCAGGGCCGCCAGCAGGTTGCCGCCCACGGCGCAGGGGTAGGCGAGGTATTCCACCATCACCGAGTTCTGGTAGCCCTCGCGCAGCAGCCAGTCCTGCACGGCGGGCGAGGGGTTCTCGGCGAGGCGCTCCACCAGGTGGATGCGCCCCCAGCCCCGCACCTTGCGCGCCAGCGCCCACCAGGCGCGTTCGCGCTCCGGCGGCGCCAGGGTGTGCCCCAGGGCGATGGTGGCGAAGAGGGTGAATTCCTCGTGCTGGCCGAAGGTGAGGAACAGCTCGCGCTGGCTGCCGCTGTCGAGCACGCCGAGCAGGGCCAGGGCGAACTTCACCGCGCCACGGTCCGGGCTGCTGCGCGCCAGCCACAGGGCCAGGGCGTGGAGCCGCGCGCGGGGCAGGCCGGGGCGCTGCTGCAGGCGCTCGACGAGCTGGTCGATGAAGCCGAGCACGCTGCCGTCGGCCACCAGCTGGTAGAGGCGGGCCATGTGCCGGGTGGGGTCGTCGAGGGTGGCGAGCAGGGCGGCCATCACCTCGTTGGCGGTGTCCATGTCATCGGCCGAGGCATGGTGGCCGAGCACGCCGTCGAGGGCACCGGGTGCCCAGCGCAGTTCGCTGCCTTCACCGGGCGGCGCCTCGTCGGGCAGGGTGAGCTCGCTGTCCGGCAGGCCCTCGGGGCTGTCGGCATAGGCGGCGAGGAAGGCGTACAGGCTGGGGCGCTCGATGGCCCAGGGAATGGGGTAGCCCTGCGTCTGGCCCTTGTCGTCCCTGACGATGCGGAAGAAGGTGGCGATCCAGTTTTTCATCGTGTGTGACGGCGACTGCGAAAAGAGCACCTCTTACCGCAACCACCGGCTCGCGGCAATCGCGGCGCGTCAGGAGCACGACGCAGTCGACGCGGTTCAGGCGGCGTTGCGTTCACGCACCTCGCCGAGCATGCGCTGCAGTTCGGCCACCAGCAGCGCCTGGCAGCGCAGCAGGCGCGGGGCGTCGTCGCCGGCCTGGCGCAGCGCGTTGCAGGCACGCAGGAGCCCCGTTGCATCGACGGTGCAGGCGAGCCCGGAGAGGCGGTGCACGCATTGGCCGATAAGGTCCTGGCGCTCTGGAGACAGGGGCGTGGCCAGGCGCTGCAGCTCGTCTTCGAGGTTGCGTGCCAGCTCGCCGAGCAGGCGTTTGGCGAGCGTGGGGTCGAGGCCTTCCAGGTGGCCGAGGTCGAAGGCCGGGGCAGGGGGCTGTGCCTTGATGGCAGCTGGGCCGCCCCGGCGAGGGCGGCTTCCAGGCGCGCCAGGGTCACGGGCTTGACCAGCAGTTCGTCCATGCCGGCCTCGCGGCAGCGTTCGGCCTCGCCGGCCAGGGCGCTGGCGCTGTAGCCGATGATCCGCTGGCGCGCGCGGCCGATCTCACGTTCACGCTCGCGCACGGCGCGGGTCAGTTGGTAGCCGTCCATGTCGGGCATGTTGCAGTCGGTGATCAGCAGGTCGAAGTCGTCTGCGGCCCAGGTGGCCAGGGCCTCGCGCGCGTCGGTCAGCACCTGGGCGCTGTGGCCGAGGCTGTGCAATTGCTGTTGCAGCACCAGGGCATTGATGGAGAGGTCGTCCACCACCAGCACCCGCAGCCGTGAGCTGTGCTCACCGGCTGGTCGGGACGCCGGGCGATGCTGCCCGGAGGGGGCGGGGCGCCAGTCCAGAGGCAGTTCGAGGGTGATGCGGCAGCCCTGGCCCGGTTCGCTGTCGAGGCCGATGCGGCCGCCCATCAGTTGCACCAGTTGGCGGCAGATGTGCAGGCCGAGCCCCGAGCCGCCATGCAGCTGGGTGACTTCGGCGCAGCCCTGGCGGTAGGGCTCGAAGATCCGCGCCTGCACGCTGTGGGGAATGCCGATGCCGTCGTCCACCACATAAAGGGTGAGCAGGCTGCTGCCCGGGGTGGTGTCCCGCAGGTGCCCTTGCAGACGCACGCTGCCGGCGCCGGTGAACTTGATGGCGTTGGCCAGGAGATTATGCAGCACCTGGCGCAGGCGCAGGGGGTCGACGCGGTACAGGCGGTGGGCCGGCAAGGGGCAGTCCAGTTGCAGCGCCAGGCCCTTTTCCCGGGCGCGGGCGGCGAACAGTTCCAGGCACTCCCGCAGCAGCGCGGCCAGTTCCACCGGGCGCGGCGCCAGTTGCATGCGGCCGTTCTCGATGCGGTCGAGGTCGAGGATGTCGCCCACCAGGTCGATCATCGCGTCGGCGGACTGGCGGGCGATGCGCAGGTTGCTCGACTCTGGGCGGGCGCGGCTTTCCAGCTCCAGCAGGCCCACCAGGGCGTTGAGCGGGGTGCGCAGCTCGTGGCTCATGGTGGCGAGGAAGCGGCCCTTGGCCGCGCTGGCGTCCAGGGCCTGGCGCTGGGCGTCGCGCAGGCGGGTTTCCAGCTCCTTGCGGTCGCTGATGTCGATCCAGCCGCCGAGCACGCCGAGCAACTTGCCCCGGGCGCTGTAGAAGGGCACCTGCCACTGGTACAGGTGGCGCGGCTCGCCGGCCTCCTCGGTGCAGCTGTCGAAGAAGCGTGGCTGGCGGCTTTCCAGCACCTCCAGCATGCCGCCTTCTAGGGCATCCGCCAGGGCGCGGCACATGCCCTGCTGGCGCGGCGTGGTGCCGTGCATTTCCTCCTGGGAGCTGGCGAAGAACTGCTCGTAGGCGCGGTTGCAGCTGCTCAGGCGGCCTTGCAGGTCACGCACGTAGAGCGGCGTGGGCTGGCCGTTGAGCAGGGAGAACTGGAAGGCCAGCTGGTCGCTGAGCTGGGCCTGGGCCGCCTGGCGCTGGCGCACCTGGCGTTGCAGGCGCCAGTTCCACAGCAGCGAGAGGATGATCACCACCAGTACCAGCACCAGCAGGTGGCCAAGGTTCTCCGGCATCTCGTGGCGCAGGGGCGGTGAGGGCTCGGGGGTGTCCAGGGGCCAGGTGACCGAGTAGGCCCAGGCGTTGGACAGGGCGGTGAAGCACAGGCCGAGCAGGGCCAGGGCGCGCAGGGTGAGCGTGGGCATGTCGTGGTCCTCAGGCCAGGCCGTTTTCCTGGATGTAGAGGAACAGCGCGGCGTTGGTGTCCAGGCCGAGCTTGCGCATGGCGCTGGTCTTCTGCGCGCTGATGGTCTGCTTGCTGCGGCACAGGCGCTGGGCGATTTCGCCGATGGCCAGGCCGCTGCCGTACAGGCGCAGCACTTCCGCCTCGCGGGGGGAGAGTTCGTCGAAGCGCGCCAGGGGCTTGCCGTGGGCGGCTTCGCCTATCTGCAACAGGCGGCGCAGGGAGGCGGAAACGAAGGGGCGCGTGGCGCTGGCGGCCAGGGCGCGGGGCAGGTCGGCGAGCAGCCCGCGCTTGCTCACCAGGCCCTGGATGCCGAGCTTGAGCAGGGAGGCGGCCAGGGCCGGGTTGTCGAGCATGGTGACGACGATGATCGCCAGCTGCGGGTAGCGCCGGCGCAGTTGCTCGATCAGGCGCAGGCCGTCCGCCTGGTGGCTGTCCGGCATCATCAGGTCGGTGACCAGCAGCTCGCAGGGGTGGCTGGCGAGCTGGTCCAGCAGGCCGTCGGCGCTATGGGCTTCGCCGACGATCTGCAACGAGCTTTCGCGGCTCAGCAGGGCGCGCAGGCCGATCAGGGTGATGGGGTGGTCGTCGACTATCAGGGTACGTCTGTGCATCTGCTACCGGGGCTCGCTGGGTGGGGGCGGCGCACATGGTAGGGATGGCAGGGACGCAGAAAACGGACCCCGGCTGCAGTTGGGTAGGAATCGGAGCAATCCGACATTTGTCGTCGGGCGCTTCCCACCGAGGGGCTGAAGTCTTACGGAAAAGTGATGGGCATCGGGAATGGGACGACGCCCTTCAGGGAGGGCAGCGCTTACTGGACCTGCTGCTGGGGCGGCTGGATGGCATTGTCCAGCGCCGCGATCATCGAGCCCACCAGGCCCGGCTGCTGCTGTTCGGCGTTCTGCAGGATGGGCGCCAGGCCGGCGATGCGCTCGGCGGCGGGGCCGCTGCCGCGGTTGGCGGCCACGGCGAACCAGGTGTAGGACTCCAGCTCCGGCTGGGTCGAGGGGTATTCGCCACTGAGCAGCTTCTCGGCGTAGAGGACCATGGCGTCGAGATCGCCGGAGAGGGCGGCGAGCTTGGTGGCTTCGGCGGCGGCTTCGTTTTCGGCCGGCTCGGCGTTCAGGGCGATGGCGGTGGCGTCGCGCTCGGCCGGTGCGGCGATGCTCGACGCCAGGCACGGCAGCGGCTCGTGGGCCTGGGCCACCGAGGCTTCGATGGGCTGGCCTTCCTGCTGGCGCAGGGCGAGTTGGTAGAGCGGGCCGGAGATGCTGTCACCGGCGTCGCTGGCCACCTTGAGCAGGGCCAGGCCGCGTTCGGGGTTGTTGAGGAAGGGCTCGCAGGTGTTGAGGTAGAGCAGGCTGACTTCACGCAGGGCACGGTCGCTGCTGCGGGCGGCCTTCTCCATCAGGCGCGTGCCGTATTCCACGTCCTGCTGCACGCCGGTGCCGCGCAGGTAGTTCCAGGCCAGCACGCGGCTGGCCTCGGCGCTGCCCAGGGCATCGGCCTGGCTGAGGTGGTCGAGGGCCGCGGCCTGGTCGGTGGGCACGCCTTCACCGCTGAGGTAGTGGCGGGCCAGCTCGTAGTGGGCGCGGGCGTTGCCGGCGTCGGCGGCTTCCTGCAGGTGCGCCAGCATGGTTTCGGTGTCGCCGATCTGCTCGGCGACCATGGCCTGGGCCAGCGCTTCCTGGGCCGGCTCCGGGCGCGGCTCGATATTGCGCGTGCTGCCTTGCACCTCGTCCGGGTCTTCGGCGACCCACACCAGCGGCGCTTCGTAGCTGGGCACGCCATAGACAGGGTCTTCCGGCGGCAGGGGGTGATTACCCGACATGACGGCGGGCTTGGATTTGAGCGGCTGGAAGTCGGAGCTGCAGCCGGCGGCGAACACGGCGGCGAGCAGAAGCAGGGTAAAACGCATCTTCATGGGAACGTTCGGAGCCTTGAAACCATTGCGGGAGACGGGTCGGAGGCTGCATAGCATTCCAGAGTGCGGCGCCCGATCCAAGCTGCAGAGCGGAATTGAGGGTGCCGTACGTCAGGCTGGTGAGGCGGGGTGGGGGATTTGCGCATGGGTGGGCCAGTTGGTGGGCTGAAGCGGAACGCCGCCCGGCCCACCCTACGGCGCGCGTGCCCTTGTGGGAGCGGCTTCAGCCGCGAAAGACCTGCCGCCGGCACTGGGCGGTGAGTGGGCGGGGGCTCGCTCCCACCGGGGGGGCACGGCGGTGCCTGGCGGGGGCGCGATGGTGGGTTTCGCTGCGCTCTACGCCACCCTACGGGATTGGGATGGGGCGGATTGCTCGGCGTCAGGCGCCGAGCATGCCCGCGCGGGTGGAGGGGTTGAGCATGGCCCGCAGGCGCGGGTCTTCGGTGTTGAGGGAGACCAGGTCGACGCCGCGTTTGCGCAGCTCTTCTTCCTGCTGGATGGCGGCCAGCTCGGCCATGCGCTGGGCGATCTGCTTCTCGATCTGCTCCTGCTGCTCCGGCGGCATGGCGTCGATCTCTTCTTCGGTCAGGCCCAGCTCCTTGAGGATCTTGTCGCGCATCTTCTCGCCGGCGGACTTGTTCATGTAGTCATGGAATTCCTGGGCGGCGGCGCTTTGGGCGGGCGTGCCCACGCTGGCGGCGGCGCTTTCGGCATCGGCATAGACGTCGTTGGTGAGCGTGTCGGCGCCGCTGGCCGAGGTGCTGCCATCCACGCTGCCGCTCTGCATGCCCACGCGCATGCGGGCGAAGGCTTCGTCGTAGGCGGCGTCGCGCTGGGCGGCGGCCTGGTCGACCTTGGGCGTGGGCTTGGCCTGGGTCGGCTGCGGGGTGACGGTCGGTTGTGTGGTTTGCGGGGGGACCGGACGACCGTCGCCATAACGCACGAGTTTGAGCGTGTGCGTCATGTCCTGCAGTTTGGAGCGATCGAGGCCGGAGAGGCCGGTACCGAAGAGGCTCATGCTGAATCCATCCATAGGAAGTCCTTGTGGGCGGCTGTGCAGCAAGGCCTGTGCCAAGGGCTGGAACGCCCGTTCCAGGGCCTTCTGCCGTCGGCATGGCGGTGGCCGGGCGGCAAGGAGTTGCCGCTCGCGCCCCTCCCTTTGCCGCCCCCTTGCCGCAACCTTGTAGACTGCCGCCCGATTCGCAACCGGAGCGGGAGAGGGAATGGAAGGCTTATCGCCACTGGCGGCCTATCGGCACGCGGTGGATGACCTGGGGTTCGCGCCCGATGCCGCGCAGCTGCACGCGGCCACCTTGCTGGAGGCCTGCCAGCGGGCCCTGCACCAGGGCGAGGAAGGCATCGCCGGCGTCTATCTATGGGGCCCGGTGGGGCGCGGCAAGACCTGGCTGCTGGACCGCTTCCACCAGGGCCTGCAGGTGCCCGCCCGGCGCCTGCACTTCCACCACTTCATGCGCTGGGTGCACCAGCGCCTGTTCGCCCTGACCGGCACCGCCGACCCGCTGCGCGCCCTGGCCCGCGAGCTGGCGGGGGAGGTGCGGGTGCTGTGCTTCGACGAGCTGTTCGTCAGCGATATCGGCGACGCCATCATCCTCGGCGGCCTGCTGCAGGTGATGTTCGAGGAAGGCGTGGTGCTGGTGGCCACCTCCAACCAGCCGCCGACCCAGCTCTACGCCGACGGCTTCAACCGCCAGCGCTTCGTCCCGGCCATCGAGGCCATCGAACGGCACATGCAGGTGGTCGGGGTGGATGGCGGCCAGGACCACCGCCTGCACCCCGGCAAGGCGCAGCAGCGCTACTGGGTGAGCGAGCCGGGCCAGCCGAGCGTGCTGGCCAGGCTGTTCGCCGAACTCGAGGATGGCGCTGCGAGCCATGCCGCGCCGCTGCACCTGGGCCACCGCGACATCCCCGTGCACCGCCAGGGCCCGCAGGTGCTCTGGTGCGACTACGCCGCCCTGTGCGAGTCGCCCCTGGCCGCGCTGGATTTCATCGCCCTGTGCGACCGCTTCAGCACCATCCTCCTCGGCGCGGTGCCGCGCCTGGGGGCGGCACGCCGTGAGGGGCGCATCGCCCGGGGCACCGAGGATGGCGCCGAGCGCGTGGCGGCCGGTGACCGCCAGTTGCCGCAGCTGTCGCCCCTGG includes the following:
- a CDS encoding Hpt domain-containing protein, with amino-acid sequence MPRGRHGRTAGQARDPGAPGSRPRRGGPAAIKAQPPAPAFDLGHLEGLDPTLAKRLLGELARNLEDELQRLATPLSPERQDLIGQCVHRLSGLACTVDATGLLRACNALRQAGDDAPRLLRCQALLVAELQRMLGEVRERNAA
- a CDS encoding response regulator; protein product: MHRRTLIVDDHPITLIGLRALLSRESSLQIVGEAHSADGLLDQLASHPCELLVTDLMMPDSHQADGLRLIEQLRRRYPQLAIIVVTMLDNPALAASLLKLGIQGLVSKRGLLADLPRALAASATRPFVSASLRRLLQIGEAAHGKPLARFDELSPREAEVLRLYGSGLAIGEIAQRLCRSKQTISAQKTSAMRKLGLDTNAALFLYIQENGLA
- a CDS encoding tetratricopeptide repeat protein, coding for MKMRFTLLLLAAVFAAGCSSDFQPLKSKPAVMSGNHPLPPEDPVYGVPSYEAPLVWVAEDPDEVQGSTRNIEPRPEPAQEALAQAMVAEQIGDTETMLAHLQEAADAGNARAHYELARHYLSGEGVPTDQAAALDHLSQADALGSAEASRVLAWNYLRGTGVQQDVEYGTRLMEKAARSSDRALREVSLLYLNTCEPFLNNPERGLALLKVASDAGDSISGPLYQLALRQQEGQPIEASVAQAHEPLPCLASSIAAPAERDATAIALNAEPAENEAAAEATKLAALSGDLDAMVLYAEKLLSGEYPSTQPELESYTWFAVAANRGSGPAAERIAGLAPILQNAEQQQPGLVGSMIAALDNAIQPPQQQVQ
- the zapE gene encoding cell division protein ZapE, with product MEGLSPLAAYRHAVDDLGFAPDAAQLHAATLLEACQRALHQGEEGIAGVYLWGPVGRGKTWLLDRFHQGLQVPARRLHFHHFMRWVHQRLFALTGTADPLRALARELAGEVRVLCFDELFVSDIGDAIILGGLLQVMFEEGVVLVATSNQPPTQLYADGFNRQRFVPAIEAIERHMQVVGVDGGQDHRLHPGKAQQRYWVSEPGQPSVLARLFAELEDGAASHAAPLHLGHRDIPVHRQGPQVLWCDYAALCESPLAALDFIALCDRFSTILLGAVPRLGAARREGRIARGTEDGAERVAAGDRQLPQLSPLDDGVRRFIALVDECYDRRVPLYIEAEVPLEQLYTEGWLEFPFRRTLSRLREMQLARFGQG